A single Pristis pectinata isolate sPriPec2 chromosome 6, sPriPec2.1.pri, whole genome shotgun sequence DNA region contains:
- the scg2a gene encoding secretogranin-2 — translation MAMIKTFTSGTMLTLTILFYSDTLHAASLGPYRYDPSAFKESAYGYPDPNMIKALEFIENLRQNNEDESMPNYEARGAFRPFQEPLFKKLEGNDRENQQLENIRESSDEGRAEWAKLLLQALMQAESESRANGKPYRSGARYYNQQEDAMEDGGNEQVYDDGELLAHDKNDRLSRKHHVAFPPEGGYDVNPYKRTNEIIEEQYTPQSLATLESAFRELGKYTAPRKEQGRLEEEHFRKDEEDDISRANDFAYEDVADGEDWNSIEMKNRHRHKEIQFQDEETNTDREREGAGYSIKKALAGVDEADLEHLDSREKAAREKDSGGEMADAAMDLMLQYYKRLQDRMYERQPERGAGNAGEDSNVESEKVARGSEDEIEPGLLNQLVELSGRLQIPPDDILKMLKDAEQKKQAPGPSPAEIDADFPDSLQESSEMDTRRESKRLRDGYNRDLFAPNNADEDLTTEDILNILGTDRMYEKPEYFRKADQSKNRPPALYAPFQSFQGHRNHDSLRNGEGMDQGTDDRAISIDDDELARYLERLLVKNPDLLNAAAIPRARMDSSADEQVEADTYQDPVKELLRGISPREAAEVMSIINSLSSFAGNGYHAPRTQQKGEDFAIMMLKLKEFLNQQNGDRDRAVKESNREILGSEQY, via the coding sequence ATGGCGATGATAAAGACCTTTACAAGCGGCACCATGCTAACCCTCACCATCCTGTTTTACTCCGACACTCTCCACGCGGCTTCGTTGGGGCCATACAGATATGATCCGAGCGCTTTTAAAGAAAGCGCATACGGCTATCCTGATCCCAATATGATTAAAGCCCTGGAGTTCATTGAAAATTTGCGACAAAATAACGAAGACGAATCGATGCCAAACTATGAAGCGAGGGGAGCATTCCGTCcatttcaagaacccctctttaAAAAGTTGGAGGGAAATGATCGAGAGAACCAGCAGCTGGAAAACATCAGGGAATCTTCAGACGAGGGCAGGGCTGAATGGGCCAAACTTTTACTGCAAGCTTTGATGCAAGCGGAAAGCGAGAGCAGGGCGAATGGCAAACCTTACAGGTCAGGAGCTCGGTATTATAACCAGCAGGAGGACGCAATGGAGGATGGAGGTAACGAACAAGTCTATGACGATGGTGAATTACTAGCACATGATAAAAATGACAGACTGTCAAGGAAACACCATGTTGCCTTTCCTCCGGAGGGCGGCTACGATGTCAATCCCTATAAACGCACCAATGAAATTATAGAAGAGCAGTACACCCCACAAAGCCTTGCAACCCTGGAGTCTGCCTTCCGCGAACTAGGAAAATACACGGCCCCGCGCAAGGAGCAGGGAAGATTAGAGGAAGAGCATTTTCGCAAGGACGAGGAGGATGACATCTCCCGGGCCAACGATTTTGCTTATGAGGACGTGGCGGACGGAGAAGACTGGAACTCAATAGAAATGAAGAACAGGCATCGCCATAAGGAGATACAATTTCAGGATGAGGAAACAAACACCGACAGAGAACGCGAGGGAGCAGGATACAGCATAAAGAAGGCTTTGGCTGGTGTGGATGAGGCCGACTTGGAGCATCTGGACTCCCGAGAGAAAGCGGCGAGGGAGAAAGACAGTGGGGGTGAgatggcagacgccgcgatggaCTTGATGCTACAGTATTATAAACGCCTGCAAGACAGAATGTACGAACGGCAGCCTGAAAGGGGCGCTGGAAATGCAGGCGAAGACAGTAATGTAGAAAGTGAGAAGGTGGCCAGGGGGTCGGAAGATGAAATTGAGCCAGGGCTCCTGAACCAGTTGGTTGAACTGTCCGGCAGACTTCAAATACCGCCGGATGACATTCTCAAAATGCTAAAGGACGCGGAGCAGAAGAAACAAGCGCCCGGACCCTCCCCGGCGGAGATAGACGCTGACTTCCCGGACAGCCTTCAGGAGAGCTCGGAAATGGACACACGTCGAGAAAGCAAAAGACTCCGAGATGGTTACAATAGAGACCTCTTCGCTCCGAACAACGCAGATGAAGATCTCACCACGGAGGACATCCTAAACATCCTGGGAACGGACAGGATGTATGAGAAGCCAGAGTATTTCCGTAAAGCAGATCAGTCGAAAAACCGTCCGCCTGCACTCTATGCCCCATTCCAGAGTTTCCAAGGGCATCGCAACCACGATTCGTTGCGGAACGGCGAAGGCATGGACCAAGGAACGGACGACCGAGCCATCAGCATCGACGACGACGAACTCGCCAGGTATCTGGAGAGGCTGCTGGTCAAGAATCCCGATCTGCTGAATGCAGCTGCCATCCCGCGGGCTAGAATGGATTCATCGGCTGACGAGCAAGTGGAGGCAGACACCTATCAAGACCCCGTCAAGGAGTTACTGCGCGGTATCAGCCCTCGGGAAGCTGCGGAGGTTATGTCAATCATAAACAGCCTTTCGAGTTTTGCAGGGAATGGTTACCACGCCCCTCGAACGCAACAGAAAGGGGAAGATTTTGCGATCATGATGCTCAAGTTAAAGGAATTCCTAAATCAACAGAACGGCGACAGGGATCGCGCCGTGAAGGAATCAAACAGAGAAATCCTGGGTAGTGAACAGTATTAA